The stretch of DNA GTTCACGCAGTTGCGGAAGAAGAGCCCGTTGATCGACTCCGCGAGCAGGCACGCGATGCCCAGGTCCTTCAAGACCCGCGCCGCGGGGCGCCCGGAGCCCGTCCCGAAGTTCCGGCCCGCGACCAGGATGTCGCCCGGCCGGACCTCGGCGGCCCAGCCCGGCCGGTTGGCCGAGAACACGTGGCGGGCCTGCTCCTGCACCGGCATGAAGATCACCGGCACGGGCTGGATCAGGTCCGTGTTGATATCGTGACCGAAGCGCCACACCTTGCCGCGGAAGCGCATGTCTCCCTCCCGTCCGGATCAGAGGAACTCCCGGGGATCGGCGATCGAGCCCCGGATGGCCGAGGCCGCCACCGTGGCCGGCGACCCCATGAAGATCTCCGCGTCGTCCGCGCCCATGCGGCCCTTGAAGTTGCGCGTGCTCGCCGTGATGCAGCGTTCCTTGGGCCCGAGGGCGCCGTTCTGGAGCCCTGCGCAGGCGCCGCACGACGACGTCGTCACGAGGGCGCCCGCCTCCACCAGCGTGGCCACGAGGCCCTGCTTTAGCGCCTCCCGATAGATCGCCTGGGACCCAGGCGTCACGATGAAGCGGACGGTGGACGCCACCTTGCGCCCCTTCACCACGCGGGCGGCCACGGCGAGATCGTCGAGGGTGCCGTTGGCGCAGGAGCCGATGAAGGCCTGGTCGATGGCGACGCCCGCCGCCTCCTTCACCGGCCGCGCGTTGTGCACGACGGTGTCCGGGAAGGCCACGAGCGGCTCCAGGCGGCCCACGTCGATCGTCCGCACCGCCGCGAAGCGGGCATCGGGGTCGGACACCTGCGGCGCGAACGTCCGGGCGGTCCGCGCGCGGCAGTGCTCGACGACCTTCTGGTCGGCCTCGAACGTGGCGAACTCGGCGCTGATCTCCGCGCACATGGTGGCGAGCGTGCGCCGGGCGTCGAGCGTCATTGCCGTCACCGCGGGTCCCACGAACTCGACGTTCCGAGTGGCGTGGTCGCCGAACGTCCCCGCGATGTGGAGGAAGATGTCCTTGGCGGTCACGATGGGCGGCACCGTTCCCTCCAGCACGTAGCGGACGGTCTCGCCCACCTGGAACCAGGTGCGCCCCTTGGTCAGCACGTAGAGCAACTCGGGGCCGCCGATGCCGCGCGCCGCGCAGTTGAAGGCGCCACCGCTGCAGGTGTGGGAGTCGGCGCAGACGAGGACGGTCCCGGGCAGGGCGTAGGCGCGCTCGGCGATGAGCTGGTGGCAGATGCCCTGCTCCGGCCCCACGTCGTGGAACCGCGTGATCCCGAACCGCTTGACGAACTCGCGGCCGGTCTGGAGCGCTGTCGCCGTCTGGACATCCTTGGCGGGCACGATGTGGTCGAAGATGACCACCACCTTGTCGGGGTCCCAGACGTGGCGCACCGGGCGCCAGAGCGCGCTGATGAAGTTCATGTCGATGGGGACGCAGGTGTCGACGGCGACGTCCACGAGGTCGCCGGGCGCCACCGCCGGCCGGCCCGCGGCGCGGGCGAGGATCTTCTCGATCATGGTCATGCCCATCGCGCCGTCCCCTAGCGCCCGGCCGGGCCGCCCCCGGGCCGCACCACGTAGCGCGACTCGAGGCGCCGCCACTCGCTCATCCCGAACAGCTCGAAGAAGGCCGCCGGCGAGAACCCCATGGCGGCCACGTGGGCGTCGCTCCCCGTCTCGCGCGCCGTCTGCGCCGCCTGCCGCATGGCGTGGATGGCCGGCCCCATGCCGAGCGTGGGTACAACAGCCAGCTTGTAGCCGAGGTCCTCGAGCTGGCGGGCGCTGAGGGCGGGGCTCTTGCCGCCAGTGGCGAGGTTGTAGAGGAGGGGCGCCTTCACCTCGCGGGCGATGGTCGTGACCTCGGCGACCGTGGTCGGCGCTTCCAGGAACACCACGTCGGCGCCGGCGGCCGCGCAGCGGTTGCCGCGGTCGATGGCGTCGGCGAGACCGGTGACAGCGATGGCGTCGGTGCGGGCGATGATGATGAAGTCGCGGTCCGTCCGGGCCTCGGCCGCGGCCCGGATCTTCTCCACGAACTCCTCGCTGGAGACGACCACCTTGCCCGCGACGTGGCCGCACTTCTTCGGGAACTCCTGATCCTCGAAGTGGACGCCGGCGATGCCGACGCGCTCGAACTCACGGACGGCGCGGATCACGTTGAGCGCGTTGCCGTACCCGGTGTCTCCGTCGACGACGAGCGGGATCTGGACGCAGGCGGCCACGCGGGCCCCGGCGTCCAGCATGTCGGCGAAGGAGAGGAAGCCGAGGTCGGGCAGACCGAGGCGACTGCCGGCGAGCCCGGCGCCGGAGAGCGACAGCGCCTCGAAGCCCGCCTCCTCCATGACGCGGGCCGAGATGCAGTCGTAGGCGGAGGGGAACAGCGTGAGCCCCGGCCGCTCGAGGAGCCGGCGGAGGCGGGTGGTCGGGCGGTCGGTCGACGGGGACGCCATCAGTGTGTCTCCTCCAGCAAGAGGTCCTTTGTGGTCCGGGCGGCGGGCCGGCCGGAACCGGTGCCGCCGTTGCGGCCCGCAACCAGGATGTCGCCGGGGCGGACCTGCACCGCCCAGCCGGGCCGGTTGGCCGCGAACTTCTCCTTCACGCGCGCGCTCCCCCGCCCACCGCTCGGGGGTCGGTGATGTAGCCGGTGAGGGCGGAGGCCGCCACCGTCGCCGGGGACCCCATCCAGATGCGCGCGTCGGGGTGCCCCATGCGGCCCTTGAAGTTGCGGGTGGAGGCGGTGAGGCAGACCTCGCCGGGACCGAGGGCGCCGAAGTCGAGCCCCGCGCACGCCCCGCAGGCCGACGTCGTGACGAGGGCGCCGGCCTGGATCAGGGTGTTGACGATTCCGAGCCGCGCCGCCTCGCGATAGATCCGCTGGGAGCCGGGCGTCACGATGAACCGGACTCCCGGCGCCACCTGCTTGCCCCGCACCACCGCCGCCACCGTGGCGAGGTCGTCGAGCGTCCCGTTGGCGCACGAGCCCACGAA from Candidatus Rokuibacteriota bacterium encodes:
- a CDS encoding 3-isopropylmalate dehydratase yields the protein MRFRGKVWRFGHDINTDLIQPVPVIFMPVQEQARHVFSANRPGWAAEVRPGDILVAGRNFGTGSGRPAARVLKDLGIACLLAESINGLFFRNCVNYGFPGLEVPGVHDAFEEGDQAEIDFTVATVRNARTGASLTGRPWAEPLYRILEKGGILPLLEAEGLVEPAGKGGEG
- a CDS encoding 3-isopropylmalate dehydratase large subunit; this translates as MGMTMIEKILARAAGRPAVAPGDLVDVAVDTCVPIDMNFISALWRPVRHVWDPDKVVVIFDHIVPAKDVQTATALQTGREFVKRFGITRFHDVGPEQGICHQLIAERAYALPGTVLVCADSHTCSGGAFNCAARGIGGPELLYVLTKGRTWFQVGETVRYVLEGTVPPIVTAKDIFLHIAGTFGDHATRNVEFVGPAVTAMTLDARRTLATMCAEISAEFATFEADQKVVEHCRARTARTFAPQVSDPDARFAAVRTIDVGRLEPLVAFPDTVVHNARPVKEAAGVAIDQAFIGSCANGTLDDLAVAARVVKGRKVASTVRFIVTPGSQAIYREALKQGLVATLVEAGALVTTSSCGACAGLQNGALGPKERCITASTRNFKGRMGADDAEIFMGSPATVAASAIRGSIADPREFL
- a CDS encoding isocitrate lyase/PEP mutase family protein, with the protein product MASPSTDRPTTRLRRLLERPGLTLFPSAYDCISARVMEEAGFEALSLSGAGLAGSRLGLPDLGFLSFADMLDAGARVAACVQIPLVVDGDTGYGNALNVIRAVREFERVGIAGVHFEDQEFPKKCGHVAGKVVVSSEEFVEKIRAAAEARTDRDFIIIARTDAIAVTGLADAIDRGNRCAAAGADVVFLEAPTTVAEVTTIAREVKAPLLYNLATGGKSPALSARQLEDLGYKLAVVPTLGMGPAIHAMRQAAQTARETGSDAHVAAMGFSPAAFFELFGMSEWRRLESRYVVRPGGGPAGR